In Candidatus Aminicenantes bacterium, a single genomic region encodes these proteins:
- a CDS encoding YHS domain-containing protein, with product MVWLRLLFFALAIYLAWRLLFPRSGRRREAGKWGRGGKPLPEEMKQDPVCGTWVPITQAEKAEINGETYYFCSRACRDRYLESIKKS from the coding sequence ATGGTGTGGCTGCGCCTGCTTTTTTTCGCACTGGCGATCTACCTGGCCTGGCGTTTGCTTTTTCCCCGTTCCGGGCGACGCCGGGAGGCAGGAAAATGGGGCCGAGGGGGCAAGCCCCTTCCGGAAGAGATGAAACAGGATCCGGTTTGCGGCACCTGGGTGCCGATCACCCAGGCCGAAAAGGCGGAAATCAACGGTGAAACCTATTATTTCTGCTCCAGGGCCTGCCGGGACCGATATCTGGAGTCAATAAAAAAAAGTTGA
- a CDS encoding acyl-CoA dehydrogenase has translation MDFSLDEEQLELQELTREFARNEIRPVAGEYDEKNEFAMEVMEKAFAVGFLTSGIPEEYGGTGFSSLTNAVVCEELAWGCAGMYTSMMANTLATTPIVLFGTDEQKRQWLEPMTREMTFACFGLTEREAGSDNAAIKTTAVKNGDEYVINGSKTFITNAGVAKFGVMFASTDPTRGARGLSAFIVLMDAPGVTVGKHENKMGHRASNTAEIFFDDVHIPAANLLRREGFGFIIAMKTLDYARPAVGAGGVGVARAAYEEALEYSRNRIQFGQPVAHFQHNAFKLADIATQIESARLMVYRSAWMLDQGIKASKESAMAKVLATDVAMHVTVEAVQLMGGYGYMKEYPVEKMMRDAKLLQIYEGTNEIQKHVISLEILGKH, from the coding sequence ATGGATTTTTCCCTGGACGAAGAGCAACTTGAATTGCAGGAATTGACGCGGGAATTCGCCCGCAATGAGATCCGCCCCGTAGCCGGAGAATACGACGAAAAGAACGAGTTTGCCATGGAAGTCATGGAGAAAGCTTTCGCCGTCGGATTCCTGACCTCCGGAATCCCCGAAGAATACGGCGGCACGGGATTCTCCAGCCTTACCAACGCCGTGGTATGCGAAGAACTGGCATGGGGCTGTGCCGGCATGTACACCTCAATGATGGCCAACACCCTGGCCACAACCCCAATTGTCCTGTTCGGCACGGATGAGCAGAAACGGCAATGGCTTGAGCCCATGACCCGCGAAATGACTTTCGCCTGTTTCGGATTGACCGAACGGGAAGCGGGTTCCGATAATGCCGCCATCAAGACCACCGCGGTTAAAAATGGCGATGAATACGTGATCAACGGTTCCAAGACCTTTATCACCAACGCGGGAGTGGCCAAATTCGGCGTCATGTTCGCCTCCACCGATCCCACCCGTGGAGCCCGCGGGTTATCGGCTTTTATCGTGCTCATGGACGCCCCCGGCGTCACTGTGGGCAAACACGAAAACAAAATGGGGCACCGGGCATCCAACACGGCGGAAATCTTTTTTGACGATGTCCACATCCCGGCTGCCAACCTGTTGCGCAGGGAGGGCTTCGGTTTTATTATCGCCATGAAGACGCTCGACTACGCCCGCCCCGCCGTGGGTGCCGGGGGCGTCGGCGTGGCGCGCGCCGCCTATGAGGAAGCTTTGGAATACAGCCGCAACCGCATCCAATTCGGCCAACCGGTCGCGCACTTTCAGCACAATGCCTTTAAACTGGCCGACATTGCCACCCAGATCGAGAGCGCCCGTCTGATGGTTTACCGCTCCGCCTGGATGCTGGACCAAGGCATAAAGGCATCCAAGGAATCCGCCATGGCCAAGGTTCTGGCAACGGATGTGGCCATGCATGTCACTGTTGAAGCGGTCCAACTCATGGGCGGCTACGGATACATGAAAGAATATCCGGTGGAAAAAATGATGAGAGACGCTAAACTCCTGCAGATCTATGAAGGCACCAACGAAATCCAGAAACATGTGATCTCTCTGGAAATTCTGGGCAAACACTGA
- a CDS encoding serine/threonine protein kinase yields MDAILDTIKNHREIKLVLILIAVVVALKLVYELLKIAKILNVQDKSFFDALYSMLFRRYYLVSQARKTAKEGNFLKAGKIYEEIGDFRKALKTYEDGQLFTEMGELNERLNRETQAIEIYKRIGHLDGIIRLYLKRRNIEAACSLLESNNRFQEAAEIYYNYERFEKAAQIYERKGFFKKAAYIYEKDGNLKRAAINFEKWFLSNADTSGGFHKDSRLEQDLMKAVELYTRVGENERAFNLLVQQDKFDKAAELAQKMERIEEAAKLYEKAQMPIRAADLYEKLGQHRVAYQLRGEDSFARGNTREAAEWYLKGEDYTRAAELFEWDRSFEKAAYCYFMNQNFAAAAENYLKAEKEEEAAKMFEMAHQWKPAADIYLKYKRFQKAGELFEKAGEYFKAGGSFLKVDDEKRALANFQQVHPNSPDYLASITQMATIFLKHRKHQLVIEKLGKLLADQTISPKNIDWYYLLGQAEENAGDFKKAHSIYQMVLSENYSYKDVHQRLKDVENLIQKYKEMALVQEDSSQRYRIIRKVGEGGMGTVYKAEDTVLQRIVALKVLNASLIKDKRSLERFYTEARSTASLSHSNIVTVYDVGQLGDDHFISMEFIEGENFMSLIRNNRQFSIPQVLYITIKVLKALDYSHRKGIIHRDIKPHNIMITRQKEIKIMDFGLAVIRGDMKKGESGIITGTPYYMSPEQIQGQPTDHRTDIYSVGATVFHLITGRVPFKGENVFYQHLFEGVPSMRQLRPDTPDRLEEVVEKCMAKKREERYQSAQEVLNIIKTLHTQ; encoded by the coding sequence ATGGACGCAATACTGGACACAATAAAGAACCACCGAGAGATCAAACTCGTCCTGATCCTGATCGCTGTGGTGGTAGCGCTAAAACTCGTCTATGAACTTCTAAAGATCGCAAAAATCCTCAATGTGCAAGACAAGTCCTTTTTTGATGCCCTCTATTCCATGCTTTTTCGCAGATACTACCTCGTTTCCCAGGCAAGAAAGACCGCAAAAGAAGGCAATTTCCTTAAAGCCGGAAAAATCTACGAAGAGATTGGAGATTTTCGCAAAGCGCTGAAAACATATGAAGACGGACAGCTGTTTACCGAAATGGGGGAATTAAACGAACGCCTGAACCGCGAAACCCAGGCCATTGAAATTTACAAGCGGATCGGCCACCTCGACGGCATTATCCGCTTGTACCTGAAACGCCGCAACATCGAAGCGGCCTGTTCCCTGTTGGAATCCAACAACCGCTTTCAGGAAGCTGCTGAGATTTATTACAACTATGAACGGTTTGAGAAAGCCGCCCAAATCTATGAACGCAAAGGTTTTTTTAAAAAAGCGGCCTATATTTACGAAAAAGACGGCAACCTGAAACGTGCGGCCATAAACTTCGAGAAATGGTTCCTCTCCAACGCGGACACAAGCGGAGGTTTCCATAAGGATTCGCGCCTGGAACAGGACCTCATGAAGGCGGTGGAACTGTATACCCGGGTGGGAGAAAACGAACGGGCATTTAACTTGCTGGTGCAGCAGGACAAGTTCGACAAAGCCGCTGAACTGGCGCAAAAGATGGAGCGGATTGAAGAAGCCGCCAAATTGTACGAGAAAGCCCAGATGCCCATACGCGCGGCCGACCTGTACGAAAAACTAGGTCAGCACCGCGTGGCGTACCAGCTACGGGGAGAGGATTCCTTTGCCCGGGGAAATACCCGGGAAGCCGCGGAATGGTACCTGAAGGGAGAAGATTACACCCGGGCCGCGGAGCTGTTTGAATGGGATCGTAGTTTTGAGAAAGCCGCATATTGCTATTTCATGAACCAGAATTTTGCGGCCGCTGCGGAAAATTACCTGAAAGCGGAAAAGGAAGAGGAAGCGGCCAAGATGTTCGAAATGGCACATCAGTGGAAGCCCGCCGCGGACATCTATTTGAAATACAAACGCTTCCAGAAAGCCGGAGAACTCTTTGAAAAAGCCGGGGAATATTTTAAGGCGGGGGGATCTTTCCTCAAAGTGGACGATGAGAAACGCGCCCTGGCAAACTTCCAGCAGGTTCACCCCAACTCACCGGATTACTTGGCCTCCATCACCCAGATGGCGACCATTTTCCTGAAACATCGCAAGCACCAACTGGTGATTGAAAAACTCGGCAAGTTGCTTGCCGACCAAACCATCTCGCCCAAAAACATCGACTGGTATTACCTGTTGGGACAGGCGGAAGAAAATGCCGGTGATTTCAAGAAAGCCCACTCCATCTACCAGATGGTCCTCAGCGAGAATTACTCCTACAAAGATGTCCACCAGCGGCTCAAAGACGTAGAAAACCTGATCCAGAAATACAAAGAGATGGCCCTGGTACAAGAGGATTCCTCCCAGCGGTATCGAATTATCCGCAAAGTGGGTGAAGGCGGCATGGGAACCGTGTACAAAGCCGAAGACACGGTTCTGCAACGCATTGTGGCACTCAAGGTCCTGAATGCCAGCCTGATCAAGGACAAGCGCAGCTTGGAACGGTTCTACACGGAAGCCCGCTCTACGGCCTCTCTTTCCCATTCCAATATCGTCACTGTCTATGACGTGGGACAACTGGGAGACGATCATTTTATTTCCATGGAGTTCATTGAAGGTGAAAACTTCATGTCCCTGATTCGCAACAACCGCCAATTCTCTATTCCCCAGGTGTTGTATATCACCATCAAGGTCCTCAAAGCCCTGGATTATTCGCACCGCAAGGGCATTATCCACCGCGACATCAAGCCCCACAACATCATGATCACCCGTCAGAAAGAGATCAAGATCATGGATTTCGGACTGGCCGTGATCCGCGGCGATATGAAAAAGGGTGAAAGCGGCATTATTACCGGAACCCCCTACTACATGTCTCCTGAACAGATTCAGGGACAGCCCACCGACCACCGCACCGACATCTACTCAGTCGGGGCCACCGTGTTTCACCTGATCACCGGTCGAGTGCCCTTTAAGGGCGAAAATGTTTTCTATCAGCACCTTTTCGAAGGCGTCCCATCCATGCGGCAGTTGCGGCCCGATACCCCCGACCGCCTGGAAGAGGTGGTTGAAAAATGCATGGCCAAGAAACGCGAAGAACGATATCAAAGTGCACAGGAAGTGTTAAACATAATCAAAACCCTTCACACCCAATAA
- a CDS encoding ATP-dependent Clp protease ATP-binding subunit gives MTLQVSQLKNTNEFRQVFFPDLKLDDRTLNWETTEELLQYDIHMLDALIRAESLHKLKHYAVKEGVALFDPDPVSALARIRKYLARFDSKLFLFGRSERQTFGFVLENLGEYLYRRDRVGSDRERQQLFRDYRFWAENFFTILDQKLTGMIVQVDDEEEIETERPYLRFESDAIRIPLYPFVLIRDQRRLFLERMIPGGLEYLDITEGHHRRFTRKDLDIPVFTYLCSLLDIESARLVASRLTPGDHELTDKLDLLERAISLYADRAFPTCLEILERLSPERMHYPLLVLMKARCHLALKQFAEMRHLLQKFVLFFPFYADTFELMGDASRLEGKFERAVGFYEKFLRLSHSNSVTEKVKAVRERMKTEQPKEPRPDEPFLEISPSSETALPDLVGREREIRQMMEILISGSRSNILLVGESGVGRSALISALSRRMVDGDVPGMIEARGMREINFLHLLAGAKYRGQFEEKALKLLNDFSRCNDILVLEDIHLMMSPGGARGTSLDLVNILKPFLRDGSIQVIATTNYEEMKNTVERDHTLMGYLQSVQVSELSNKDIQIILRRRADAAARDLRIDVKDGVLEIVAESAGRHLKSRRLPLSALLLLERCFAKIKLKVHAGYSRRMELTEDDVTEALADILNLPQSRLSVSMNLVLSDLPNRLSRQIVGQDNALRRLSAVVTMNKLDLGVKSRRPDGVFLFVGPTGVGKTETALALARALYGSEDHLIRIDMSEYMERFTYSRFVGAAPGYVGYQDTNQLTDRVRQNPFSIILLDEVEKADAQLLNIFLQVFDAGRLTDARGNVVDFSHTTFIMTSNIGTSLFQAERLGFQGDSSGRGVSRAAREKALRRFFTPEFLNRVDEIVYFRHLDKANILRIIELQLEPVRRQLQRQGKCLVVEDGVLEVLAAEGYSLEFGARNLTRVIQNRLLEPISRVALGAEWANAGKVECVLQKNEIVVNVGINAAEEAVDKHSLVEKESVTT, from the coding sequence ATGACGCTTCAAGTCAGTCAACTGAAAAACACCAACGAATTCCGCCAGGTGTTTTTCCCGGATCTGAAACTGGATGATCGCACCCTGAACTGGGAGACCACCGAGGAGTTGCTCCAATATGATATCCACATGCTGGATGCCCTGATCCGGGCGGAGAGCCTGCATAAACTCAAGCATTACGCGGTGAAAGAAGGCGTGGCCCTTTTTGATCCGGACCCGGTATCCGCGTTGGCCAGAATTCGCAAATATCTGGCCCGGTTCGATTCCAAGTTGTTTCTGTTTGGTCGCTCGGAACGCCAGACTTTTGGGTTTGTGCTGGAGAATCTGGGCGAATATCTCTATCGGCGAGACAGGGTCGGCAGTGACCGTGAGCGGCAGCAATTATTCCGTGACTACCGTTTCTGGGCGGAAAACTTTTTTACCATTCTGGATCAGAAGCTGACGGGCATGATTGTCCAGGTGGATGATGAAGAGGAGATCGAGACCGAAAGGCCATACCTGCGCTTTGAAAGTGATGCCATCCGCATTCCCCTCTATCCCTTTGTGCTGATACGGGATCAACGCCGCCTGTTTCTGGAACGGATGATTCCCGGGGGATTGGAATACCTGGATATCACGGAGGGCCATCACCGCCGGTTTACCCGCAAAGATCTGGATATCCCCGTGTTTACCTACCTGTGTTCGCTCCTGGATATCGAGAGTGCCCGCCTGGTGGCGTCGCGGTTGACTCCCGGGGACCACGAACTGACGGATAAACTTGATCTGCTGGAGCGGGCAATCAGCCTGTATGCAGACCGGGCTTTTCCCACCTGCCTGGAAATTCTTGAGCGTTTGTCACCGGAACGCATGCACTACCCGCTCCTGGTGCTGATGAAAGCGCGCTGTCATCTTGCCTTAAAACAATTCGCCGAGATGCGGCACCTGCTACAGAAGTTCGTGCTGTTTTTTCCCTTTTATGCCGATACCTTTGAGTTAATGGGGGACGCATCGCGCCTGGAAGGAAAGTTCGAACGGGCGGTTGGTTTCTACGAAAAGTTTCTGCGTCTTTCCCATTCAAACAGTGTGACCGAAAAGGTGAAAGCCGTTCGGGAACGCATGAAAACGGAGCAGCCGAAGGAACCCCGTCCGGATGAACCGTTCCTGGAGATCAGTCCGTCGAGCGAGACGGCGTTGCCCGATTTGGTGGGGCGTGAGCGGGAAATCCGCCAGATGATGGAGATCCTGATTTCCGGCAGCCGCTCCAATATCCTGCTGGTGGGAGAGAGCGGAGTCGGTCGCAGCGCCCTGATCTCGGCATTATCCCGCCGCATGGTTGATGGTGATGTCCCGGGCATGATAGAAGCCCGGGGGATGCGGGAGATCAATTTTCTGCACCTGTTGGCCGGCGCAAAGTATCGGGGCCAGTTCGAGGAAAAGGCGCTGAAGTTGCTCAACGATTTCTCTCGCTGCAACGACATCCTGGTACTCGAGGATATCCATTTAATGATGTCTCCGGGCGGAGCTCGGGGGACTTCACTGGATCTGGTCAACATTCTCAAGCCATTCCTGCGCGACGGTTCTATCCAGGTCATCGCCACCACCAATTACGAGGAAATGAAAAACACGGTGGAGAGGGATCATACCTTAATGGGTTATCTGCAGAGTGTCCAGGTTTCTGAACTCTCCAACAAAGACATACAAATAATTCTGCGCCGCAGAGCGGATGCGGCGGCCCGGGATCTGCGTATCGACGTAAAGGACGGCGTTCTTGAAATCGTGGCGGAGAGCGCCGGACGCCACTTGAAGTCCCGGCGTTTGCCCTTGTCCGCGTTGCTTTTGCTGGAACGTTGTTTCGCCAAGATAAAACTCAAAGTCCATGCCGGATACTCCCGGCGCATGGAGTTGACCGAGGACGACGTCACTGAAGCCCTGGCGGATATACTCAACCTGCCCCAGAGCCGGCTTTCCGTCTCTATGAACCTCGTGCTCTCCGACCTGCCAAATCGCTTAAGCCGGCAGATTGTTGGCCAGGATAACGCATTGCGGCGACTTTCCGCCGTGGTGACCATGAACAAGCTGGACCTGGGAGTGAAATCCCGCAGACCCGACGGCGTGTTTCTTTTCGTGGGTCCCACCGGGGTAGGAAAAACTGAGACCGCGCTGGCGTTGGCGCGGGCCCTTTACGGTTCGGAAGATCATCTTATCCGCATTGACATGTCGGAATACATGGAGCGTTTCACCTATTCACGTTTTGTGGGCGCCGCGCCGGGGTATGTGGGTTACCAGGATACGAACCAACTCACCGACCGGGTACGCCAGAACCCTTTCTCTATTATCCTGTTGGATGAAGTAGAAAAAGCGGATGCCCAGCTGCTGAATATCTTTTTGCAGGTCTTTGACGCCGGTCGCCTGACGGATGCCCGGGGCAACGTGGTGGATTTTTCCCATACCACGTTTATCATGACATCCAACATCGGCACCTCGCTTTTCCAGGCGGAACGCCTGGGTTTCCAGGGGGATTCCTCCGGGCGCGGGGTTTCGCGAGCGGCACGGGAGAAAGCGTTGCGGCGTTTCTTTACCCCGGAATTTTTGAACCGTGTGGACGAAATCGTCTATTTCCGCCACCTGGACAAGGCAAACATCCTGCGGATTATTGAACTGCAACTGGAACCCGTGCGCCGGCAGTTGCAACGCCAGGGCAAGTGCCTGGTGGTCGAAGACGGTGTGCTGGAAGTTCTTGCCGCCGAAGGATATTCCCTGGAGTTTGGTGCCAGGAACCTGACACGGGTGATCCAGAATCGGTTGTTGGAGCCCATCTCCCGGGTGGCACTGGGAGCGGAGTGGGCAAACGCCGGCAAGGTGGAATGCGTGTTACAAAAAAATGAGATTGTGGTTAATGTGGGGATAAACGCGGCCGAAGAAGCCGTGGATAAGCATTCCCTGGTTGAGAAGGAGTCGGTAACAACATGA
- the lpxC gene encoding UDP-3-O-[3-hydroxymyristoyl] N-acetylglucosamine deacetylase produces the protein MKKVLVVDDEKNIQVSLASILEDEGYHTFFASSGEEAVEKIANINPDAVLLDIWLPGIDGLETLDRILTLDPSQIVIMISGHGSITTAVRAVKIGAYDFLEKPLSLDKVIFVLKRGLEHKQVLEENIKLRSMLEKQSGKVEREPEDPGRKRESSGVLTFDYTDPDVSRPQRTVRESGIFYGIGLHSGQKTGMVIKPLPLGKGIRFENISEKGYVPARVEYLDSTNHATSVKKDRLEARTIEHLMAALHAFGITNLAIKINKEVPIGDGSASAFCDFIRSSGVVDQEGFIPEVVIDRPLVVGEESPEGRYIRVDPADRFEVHYTLIYPKPLGRIFHHFVLNSPESFEKEIAPARTYGFVHEMNELSQLGLAEGGRMNNFILIDKGEVINTKLRFPDELARHKILDIMGDFYLLGRPIRGRITAQRTGHADNARMVNLIREKFL, from the coding sequence ATGAAAAAGGTTCTGGTGGTTGATGACGAAAAAAACATCCAGGTTTCCCTGGCGTCCATTCTGGAAGACGAAGGATACCACACTTTTTTTGCTTCTTCCGGAGAAGAGGCGGTGGAAAAAATCGCCAACATCAATCCGGATGCGGTTCTTCTGGATATCTGGCTGCCCGGCATAGACGGTCTGGAAACCCTGGACCGCATCCTTACCCTGGATCCATCCCAGATTGTGATCATGATTTCCGGCCACGGCAGTATCACCACCGCCGTGCGTGCGGTGAAAATCGGGGCCTATGATTTCCTGGAAAAACCCCTGAGTCTGGACAAGGTGATCTTTGTACTCAAACGCGGGCTGGAGCACAAACAGGTTCTGGAAGAAAACATCAAACTCAGGTCGATGCTTGAGAAACAATCGGGAAAAGTGGAGCGGGAGCCGGAAGATCCCGGACGCAAGCGTGAAAGTTCAGGTGTGTTGACCTTTGACTATACGGATCCGGATGTTTCCCGGCCCCAGCGCACGGTTCGGGAGTCCGGGATTTTTTACGGCATTGGTCTTCATTCCGGGCAAAAAACCGGCATGGTGATCAAACCGTTGCCACTGGGCAAGGGCATCCGCTTTGAGAACATCTCGGAAAAGGGGTATGTCCCCGCCAGGGTGGAGTACCTGGATTCAACCAACCATGCCACGTCGGTAAAAAAGGACCGCCTCGAAGCGCGGACCATCGAACACCTGATGGCCGCCTTGCACGCATTCGGAATCACCAACCTGGCCATCAAGATCAACAAGGAAGTCCCGATCGGGGATGGATCGGCCTCGGCGTTCTGCGATTTTATTCGCAGCAGCGGTGTGGTGGACCAGGAAGGATTTATTCCCGAAGTCGTGATCGACCGGCCCCTGGTGGTTGGAGAGGAATCACCGGAGGGACGCTATATCCGGGTGGATCCCGCAGATCGATTCGAAGTGCACTACACCCTGATCTATCCAAAACCCCTGGGGCGGATTTTTCACCACTTTGTTCTCAACAGCCCCGAGAGTTTCGAAAAGGAGATTGCTCCGGCGCGCACGTACGGCTTTGTCCACGAAATGAACGAGTTGTCTCAACTGGGACTCGCCGAAGGGGGACGCATGAACAACTTCATCCTTATCGACAAGGGAGAAGTCATCAACACGAAACTCCGTTTTCCCGATGAGTTGGCGCGCCACAAAATCCTGGACATCATGGGTGATTTTTATCTGTTGGGGCGGCCCATCCGCGGCCGCATCACGGCCCAGAGAACCGGCCACGCGGACAACGCCCGTATGGTCAACCTGATCCGCGAAAAGTTCCTGTAA
- a CDS encoding asparaginase: MPRRLLLIHTGGTIGMVRDQASGVLKPDLLYDSLTGFIPELKHLADIQIEIPFLLDSSDLTSTHWQVLAELIHANHNHIEGVVITHGTDTLAYTASALSFMLANPPFPVILTGAQKPLSEIRSDARSNLINAVELALSEIRETAILFDHRLMRGNRTVKSHINHFDAFSSPNYPLLARVGMDIEIYHRNLLSTAGGLFHIMTEMDNSIDVYRLFPGCRTTSFTPGQDTRAVVLVAFGAGNVSLKNGNLIDRVKQWHREGRLVVILSESGAGRLDPGLYESGARLLDAGAVHGGDMTFAASITKLMFLLGHCDDPAGIRKGFLSSLAGERSE; encoded by the coding sequence ATGCCCCGACGCCTGCTGTTGATCCATACCGGCGGAACCATCGGCATGGTGCGGGACCAGGCCAGCGGGGTGCTTAAACCCGATCTCCTCTACGACAGCCTGACCGGTTTCATCCCTGAGTTGAAGCACTTGGCGGACATCCAGATTGAGATCCCTTTCCTGCTGGACAGTTCCGACCTGACATCAACACACTGGCAGGTCCTGGCCGAATTGATCCACGCCAACCACAACCACATTGAAGGCGTGGTGATCACCCACGGAACAGACACCCTGGCCTACACGGCATCCGCCCTGTCGTTCATGCTCGCAAATCCGCCTTTTCCCGTTATCCTGACCGGGGCGCAAAAACCCTTGAGTGAAATCCGCAGCGATGCCCGCTCCAACCTCATCAACGCGGTGGAGCTGGCGTTGTCTGAAATCCGTGAAACAGCCATCCTTTTCGACCACCGCCTGATGCGGGGGAACCGCACCGTAAAGAGCCATATCAACCACTTTGACGCTTTTTCCTCACCCAACTACCCCCTGCTGGCGCGAGTGGGCATGGACATCGAAATCTACCACCGCAACCTGCTTTCCACCGCCGGAGGATTATTTCACATCATGACGGAAATGGATAATTCCATTGACGTTTACCGCCTTTTCCCGGGCTGCCGTACCACTTCTTTTACACCCGGCCAGGACACCCGGGCCGTGGTGCTGGTGGCTTTCGGCGCCGGAAACGTTTCTCTTAAAAACGGCAACCTGATTGACCGGGTCAAACAGTGGCACCGGGAAGGCCGTCTGGTGGTGATCCTGAGCGAATCCGGAGCCGGGCGACTGGATCCCGGCTTGTACGAATCAGGGGCGCGCCTGCTGGATGCCGGGGCCGTTCACGGCGGTGACATGACCTTTGCCGCCAGCATCACCAAGCTGATGTTTTTACTGGGGCATTGCGATGACCCGGCCGGCATTCGCAAAGGGTTTCTTTCCTCCCTGGCCGGAGAACGCAGCGAGTAG
- a CDS encoding tetratricopeptide repeat protein: MKSVTLLIAVLLLATACSVPTPRTEMQFANRLAEEDLWDEARYRWEKQLRENPESPALLNNLAVAMEQLGKREQAEKLYRKALALAPNNTMIQRNFNRFKNPDSSEPEDQDEKPQQSSPETGTGR, translated from the coding sequence GTGAAAAGCGTCACCTTGTTGATTGCCGTATTGTTACTGGCCACGGCCTGTTCCGTCCCGACCCCGCGCACAGAAATGCAATTCGCGAACCGGTTGGCGGAAGAAGACCTGTGGGACGAAGCCCGTTACCGCTGGGAAAAACAATTGAGAGAGAACCCGGAGTCCCCGGCACTGCTCAACAACCTGGCTGTTGCCATGGAACAATTGGGCAAACGCGAACAGGCGGAAAAATTGTACCGCAAAGCATTGGCGTTGGCTCCAAACAACACGATGATCCAGCGCAATTTCAACCGCTTCAAAAACCCGGACTCAAGCGAACCGGAGGATCAAGATGAAAAACCGCAACAATCTTCCCCGGAAACGGGTACTGGGCGCTAG
- a CDS encoding holo-ACP synthase, giving the protein MAVRGLGMDMVEVRRVREALERNPRFAERLFTADEISYCESMARREIHYAARFAAKEAFFKALGTGWRLGMGWHEVEVRHDPLGRPELALTGRTAVEFQRRNLCHLHLSISHERNQAVAVVVVE; this is encoded by the coding sequence ATGGCTGTGCGCGGATTGGGAATGGACATGGTTGAGGTCCGGCGTGTACGGGAGGCCCTGGAGCGCAATCCCCGTTTTGCTGAGAGGCTCTTTACCGCGGATGAGATCAGCTATTGTGAATCGATGGCCAGGCGGGAAATCCACTATGCCGCTCGGTTCGCGGCCAAGGAAGCGTTCTTTAAAGCTTTGGGAACCGGCTGGCGGCTGGGAATGGGCTGGCATGAAGTGGAAGTCCGCCACGATCCGCTGGGCAGGCCGGAATTGGCGCTGACGGGCAGGACGGCCGTGGAATTTCAACGCCGCAACCTGTGCCACTTGCACCTGTCAATCTCTCATGAGCGCAACCAGGCGGTGGCGGTTGTGGTGGTTGAGTAA
- a CDS encoding anti-sigma factor antagonist, protein MKHFQLRSQTLDQVAVIYPRGHLDAHHVERFEQEIRRILENGVLRIVINCENLDYISSAGMGVIMGYLDEIREKGGDIKLCCVNSQVYDIFDLVGFTDIYDFLKDENTALQAFA, encoded by the coding sequence ATGAAGCATTTTCAACTGAGATCCCAGACTCTGGATCAAGTTGCCGTGATCTACCCGCGTGGTCACCTGGACGCCCATCACGTGGAGCGTTTTGAGCAGGAGATCCGGCGCATTTTGGAAAACGGAGTCCTGCGGATTGTGATCAACTGCGAGAACCTGGACTATATCAGTTCCGCCGGAATGGGCGTTATTATGGGATACCTGGATGAAATCCGGGAAAAGGGGGGAGACATCAAACTCTGTTGCGTCAACAGCCAGGTGTACGATATCTTTGACCTGGTGGGTTTTACCGATATCTACGATTTTTTAAAGGACGAGAATACGGCCCTTCAGGCGTTTGCATAG
- a CDS encoding ATP-binding protein, whose protein sequence is MFKAEADLIATIPSSTELLKMVVELTRHVVGILEFPDKEVQQIALAVDEAITNVIKHSYRYEKGRDIRIEFFTAQAGLKIRIIYAGIAPELDPATVSVERLIKQKRKGGLGVQLMRKIMDSVEYSTSNGLNICEMIKWKKRETVG, encoded by the coding sequence ATGTTTAAAGCTGAAGCGGATCTGATTGCCACCATCCCATCCAGCACGGAACTGCTGAAAATGGTGGTGGAGTTGACCCGGCATGTGGTCGGAATCCTTGAGTTCCCCGACAAGGAAGTCCAACAGATCGCTTTGGCTGTTGACGAGGCAATCACCAATGTGATCAAACACTCTTACCGCTATGAGAAGGGCCGGGATATCCGCATCGAGTTTTTTACCGCGCAGGCCGGGTTGAAGATCCGCATCATCTATGCCGGCATTGCCCCCGAGCTGGATCCGGCGACGGTGAGCGTTGAGCGGCTGATCAAACAGAAACGCAAGGGCGGATTGGGCGTTCAGCTGATGCGCAAAATCATGGACTCCGTGGAATACTCTACCAGCAACGGACTTAACATCTGTGAAATGATCAAATGGAAGAAGCGGGAAACGGTCGGCTGA
- a CDS encoding 50S ribosomal protein L34, with translation MKRTYQPNNLKRKKTHGFRIRMAARGGRAVLNNRRRKGRKRLAL, from the coding sequence GTGAAAAGAACATACCAGCCGAATAACTTGAAGCGGAAAAAGACCCATGGTTTCCGGATACGCATGGCCGCTCGGGGGGGGCGGGCCGTTCTGAACAACCGCCGCCGCAAAGGACGCAAACGGCTGGCGTTGTAA